The following coding sequences are from one Frigoribacterium sp. Leaf415 window:
- a CDS encoding DUF2809 domain-containing protein, which produces MDHAPGRRTLLLSVTLTVVLGVAAKLAVPGLAGDLLGSALYTVLLALLLALVAPRLPALVTAGAATVASVGVELLQLTGLPAAASAAFPPAAWVLGSTFAATDLLGYLAGGVSGLVLLRGLRRAS; this is translated from the coding sequence GTGGACCATGCTCCAGGGCGGCGGACGCTGCTGCTGTCCGTCACGCTCACGGTCGTGCTCGGCGTCGCCGCGAAGCTCGCCGTGCCCGGACTGGCCGGCGACCTGCTCGGCTCGGCGCTCTACACGGTGCTGCTCGCCTTGCTGCTCGCGCTCGTCGCCCCGCGCCTGCCCGCCCTCGTCACGGCCGGTGCCGCCACGGTGGCCTCGGTCGGGGTCGAGCTGCTGCAGCTGACCGGGCTGCCCGCCGCCGCCTCGGCAGCGTTCCCGCCTGCGGCCTGGGTGCTCGGCTCGACGTTCGCGGCGACCGACCTGCTCGGCTACCTGGCCGGGGGCGTCTCGGGACTGGTGCTGCTCCGGGGCCTGCGCCGCGCCTCCTGA